In one Gemmatimonadaceae bacterium genomic region, the following are encoded:
- the rplE gene encoding 50S ribosomal protein L5, translating into MLPSSHKGDKLPAPTPRLREYYAATVRPKLAAQFGLTNVHEIPQLEKIVLNVGMGEAIKTPKVLDTVVDELAVISGQKPVRKKAKKSIANFGLRQGQEVGVSVTLRGARMWEFLDRFVSTALPRVRDFRGLSTRSFDGRGNYSMGVKEQMIFPEINYDQVEQIHGMDITFVTTTTKDDQALALLRELGMPFRGDEKPVVVKH; encoded by the coding sequence ATGCTCCCGTCGTCCCACAAGGGCGACAAGCTCCCGGCGCCGACGCCGCGCCTGCGCGAGTACTACGCGGCGACGGTGCGGCCGAAGCTGGCCGCGCAGTTCGGCCTCACGAACGTCCATGAGATCCCGCAGCTCGAGAAGATCGTGCTGAACGTGGGGATGGGCGAAGCGATCAAGACGCCGAAGGTGCTCGACACGGTGGTGGACGAGCTCGCGGTGATCAGCGGCCAGAAGCCGGTGCGCAAGAAGGCGAAGAAGTCGATCGCCAACTTCGGCCTGCGCCAGGGCCAGGAAGTGGGCGTGAGCGTGACGCTGCGCGGCGCGCGGATGTGGGAATTCCTCGACCGCTTCGTGTCGACGGCGCTCCCGCGCGTGCGCGACTTCCGCGGCCTCTCGACGCGCTCGTTCGACGGGCGCGGCAACTACTCGATGGGCGTGAAGGAACAGATGATCTTCCCGGAGATCAACTACGACCAGGTCGAGCAGATCCACGGGATGGACATCACGTTCGTCACCACGACGACCAAGGACGACCAGGCGCTCGCGCTGCTGCGCGAACTCGGCATGCCGTTCCGCGGCGACGAGAAGCCTGTCGTGGTCAAGCACTAA
- the rplX gene encoding 50S ribosomal protein L24, which translates to MGSRLTRRHAINAEREKLPVTKGDVVRVMRGEDKGKEGKVIRVLTKKSRVVIEGVNIVKKHRKARNADEQSGIIDMPAPVHVSNVMLLDPKSGAPTRTRRRIDTDGTKERISVKSGDAIPRNR; encoded by the coding sequence ATGGGCTCGCGGCTGACGCGGCGTCATGCCATCAACGCGGAGCGCGAGAAGCTCCCCGTGACGAAGGGCGACGTCGTGCGCGTGATGCGCGGCGAGGACAAGGGCAAGGAAGGGAAGGTGATCCGCGTGCTGACCAAGAAGTCGCGCGTGGTGATTGAAGGCGTGAACATCGTGAAGAAGCACCGCAAGGCGCGCAACGCGGACGAGCAGTCGGGCATCATCGACATGCCGGCGCCGGTGCACGTCTCGAACGTGATGCTGCTCGATCCGAAGTCGGGAGCCCCGACGCGGACGCGCCGCCGGATCGACACCGACGGCACGAAGGAGCGCATCAGCGTGAAGAGCGGCGACGCGATCCCGCGCAACCGCTAA
- the rplN gene encoding 50S ribosomal protein L14, whose product MIQQESVVKVADNSGAKRALVIRVLGGTRRRYAKLGDQVIVAVKDALPNGTVKKSDVARAVVVRTVKETRRKDGSYIRFDENAVVIIDDKGEPRATRIFGPVARELREKRYMKIVSLAPEVL is encoded by the coding sequence ATGATTCAACAGGAATCCGTCGTGAAGGTTGCGGACAACAGCGGCGCGAAGCGCGCCCTGGTGATCCGCGTGCTCGGCGGCACGCGCCGCCGCTACGCGAAGCTGGGCGACCAGGTGATCGTGGCGGTGAAGGACGCGCTGCCGAACGGGACGGTGAAGAAGTCGGACGTCGCGCGCGCCGTGGTGGTGCGCACGGTGAAGGAGACCCGCCGCAAGGACGGGAGCTACATCCGCTTCGACGAGAACGCCGTCGTGATCATCGATGACAAGGGCGAGCCGCGGGCGACCCGCATCTTCGGCCCCGTCGCGCGCGAACTGCGCGAGAAGCGGTACATGAAGATCGTCTCGCTGGCGCCGGAGGTGCTCTAA
- the rpsQ gene encoding 30S ribosomal protein S17 — protein MAEQTKAAAAARPARKVRTGKVVSDKMQKTVVVAIERRVPHPVYGKMVTRTTRLKAHDEQNSAKVGDTVRITETRPLSKDKRWRVVDILERAQ, from the coding sequence ATGGCTGAACAGACGAAGGCTGCTGCCGCTGCCCGTCCGGCGCGCAAGGTGCGCACCGGCAAGGTGGTGAGCGACAAGATGCAGAAGACGGTGGTGGTCGCGATCGAGCGTCGCGTGCCGCACCCGGTGTACGGCAAGATGGTGACCCGCACCACGCGGTTGAAGGCCCACGACGAGCAGAACTCGGCGAAGGTCGGCGACACCGTGCGGATCACCGAGACCCGCCCGCTGTCCAAGGACAAGCGGTGGCGCGTGGTCGACATCCTCGAACGCGCGCAGTAG
- the rpmC gene encoding 50S ribosomal protein L29, which produces MKAGQIRDLSGAEIAARIKELEEERFRLRFRRATEPLEDPLRLRVIRKDIARLKTVLREKAAGAAAGR; this is translated from the coding sequence ATGAAGGCCGGACAGATTCGCGACCTGAGCGGCGCCGAGATTGCGGCGCGCATCAAGGAACTGGAAGAGGAGCGGTTCCGCCTGCGTTTTCGGCGGGCGACGGAGCCGTTGGAAGACCCGCTGCGCCTGCGCGTGATCCGCAAGGACATCGCGCGGCTCAAGACCGTGCTGCGCGAGAAGGCCGCGGGCGCGGCCGCTGGCCGCTGA
- the rplP gene encoding 50S ribosomal protein L16, with protein MLSPKRVKFRKMFKGRTRGLATRGAEVSFGHYGLQALEPGWVTNRQIEAARVALTRHVKRGGKVWIRIFPDKPITKKPAETRMGKGKGSPEGWVAVVKPGRVLFEIEGVDKELAQKAMALAAAKLGIRTKFVVREEAHTA; from the coding sequence ATGCTGAGTCCGAAGCGAGTCAAATTCCGCAAGATGTTCAAGGGGCGCACGCGCGGGCTGGCGACGCGCGGGGCCGAGGTGTCGTTCGGGCACTACGGCCTGCAGGCGCTCGAGCCGGGGTGGGTGACCAACCGGCAGATCGAGGCCGCGCGTGTGGCGCTGACGCGCCACGTGAAGCGCGGCGGCAAGGTGTGGATCCGCATCTTCCCCGACAAGCCGATCACGAAGAAGCCGGCCGAGACCCGCATGGGCAAGGGCAAGGGCTCGCCCGAGGGCTGGGTGGCCGTGGTGAAGCCCGGGCGCGTGCTGTTCGAGATCGAGGGCGTTGACAAGGAACTGGCCCAGAAGGCGATGGCGCTGGCCGCCGCCAAGCTGGGCATCCGCACCAAGTTCGTGGTCCGCGAGGAGGCGCACACCGCATGA
- the rpsC gene encoding 30S ribosomal protein S3, producing the protein MGQKTNPIGFRLGVTKDWRSKWFATKDYPQLLKEDDLLRKYLRLRRFPGNASPAIADIHISRKPGKVVVTLHTGRPGVVIGKKGEEVEKLKSELQQITGKDVGINVEEIKRPEIEAQLVADNIAAQLAQRISFRRAMKRAVQSAMRMGAEGIKVKCGGRLGGAEIARVEGYREGRVPLHTLRADIDYATSTAKTTFGTIGVKVWIFKGEVVEGRRGSSTYSSDA; encoded by the coding sequence ATGGGACAGAAAACGAATCCGATCGGCTTCCGGCTGGGCGTCACGAAGGACTGGCGCTCGAAGTGGTTTGCCACGAAGGACTACCCGCAGCTGCTGAAGGAGGATGACCTCCTCCGGAAGTACCTGCGCCTCCGCCGGTTCCCGGGGAACGCGAGCCCGGCGATCGCCGACATCCACATCAGCCGCAAGCCGGGCAAGGTGGTGGTGACCCTGCACACCGGGCGGCCGGGCGTGGTGATCGGCAAGAAGGGCGAGGAAGTCGAGAAGCTGAAGTCCGAGCTGCAGCAGATCACGGGCAAGGACGTCGGCATCAACGTCGAGGAGATCAAGCGCCCGGAGATCGAGGCGCAGCTCGTCGCCGACAACATCGCCGCGCAGCTGGCGCAGCGCATCTCGTTCCGCCGCGCGATGAAGCGCGCGGTGCAGAGCGCGATGCGGATGGGCGCGGAGGGGATCAAGGTGAAGTGCGGCGGGCGCCTGGGCGGCGCCGAGATCGCGCGCGTGGAAGGCTACCGCGAAGGGCGGGTGCCGCTCCACACGCTGCGCGCCGACATCGATTACGCGACCAGCACGGCGAAGACGACCTTCGGGACGATCGGCGTGAAGGTCTGGATCTTCAAGGGCGAAGTGGTGGAAGGCCGTCGCGGCTCGTCCACGTACTCGTCTGACGCGTGA
- the rplV gene encoding 50S ribosomal protein L22, giving the protein MAEARAIQRTTRQSPYKMRLVIDQIRGLGVNDALALLQFSKKHAAKQISKVLKSAVANAEQAARTTNASLDVDQLFVKQATVNEGPKLKRWTPAAMGRATPVHKRTSHIEIIVAEKEGR; this is encoded by the coding sequence ATGGCCGAGGCACGCGCGATCCAGCGCACGACGCGCCAGAGTCCCTACAAGATGCGGCTGGTCATCGACCAGATCCGCGGCCTGGGGGTGAATGACGCGCTCGCGCTGCTGCAGTTCTCCAAGAAGCACGCCGCGAAGCAGATCTCGAAGGTGCTCAAGAGCGCCGTCGCGAACGCGGAGCAGGCCGCCCGGACGACGAATGCGTCGCTCGACGTGGACCAGCTGTTCGTGAAGCAGGCGACCGTCAACGAAGGGCCGAAGCTCAAGCGGTGGACGCCGGCGGCGATGGGCCGGGCGACGCCGGTTCACAAGCGGACGAGCCACATCGAGATCATCGTGGCCGAGAAGGAAGGGCGCTAA
- the rpsS gene encoding 30S ribosomal protein S19 produces MARSIKKGPFIQESLMKKVQGMNARNEKKVVKTWSRASTVLPDFVGHTFAVHNGNKFIPVYVTENMVGHKLGEFAPTRLFRGHTAAGKAADAKAKPAPAAAPAPAAKGGK; encoded by the coding sequence ATGGCACGCAGCATCAAGAAGGGCCCGTTCATCCAGGAAAGCCTGATGAAGAAGGTGCAGGGGATGAACGCCCGCAACGAGAAGAAGGTCGTCAAGACGTGGTCGCGCGCGAGCACGGTGCTCCCCGATTTCGTGGGGCACACGTTCGCGGTGCACAACGGGAACAAGTTCATCCCGGTGTACGTGACCGAGAACATGGTGGGGCACAAGCTCGGCGAGTTCGCGCCGACGCGCCTCTTCCGCGGCCACACGGCGGCGGGCAAGGCGGCGGATGCGAAGGCGAAGCCGGCTCCGGCCGCCGCGCCGGCGCCCGCCGCGAAGGGAGGGAAGTAA
- the rplB gene encoding 50S ribosomal protein L2 — translation MGIRQFKPVTASSRFRSVSDFDTITRSTPEKSLTEPLKKSGGRDNHGHIAMRRRGGGHKRKYRIIDFKRNKHGVPATVTHIEYDPNRSARIALVQYADGELRYIIHPKGLAVGDAVTSGPGADVRTGNAMPLKEVPLGTSVHNVEITPGKGGQMARSAGTSVQVVAKEGEYVTLRMASSEMRLVHGNCLATIGEVGNAEHELKSAGKAGATRWAGRRPKVRGEVMNPVDHPHGGRTRGGRNVVSPWGKKEGVKTRNKKKPSQRLIVRGRKRGKATQS, via the coding sequence ATGGGCATCCGTCAGTTCAAGCCGGTCACGGCCTCTTCGCGCTTCCGCAGCGTGTCGGACTTCGACACGATCACGCGGTCGACGCCGGAGAAGTCGCTGACCGAACCGTTGAAGAAGTCGGGCGGCCGCGACAACCACGGCCACATCGCCATGCGGCGTCGTGGCGGCGGGCACAAGCGGAAGTACCGCATCATCGACTTCAAGCGCAACAAGCACGGCGTGCCGGCGACGGTCACGCACATCGAATACGATCCCAACCGCTCGGCGCGCATCGCGCTGGTGCAGTACGCCGACGGGGAGCTGCGCTACATCATCCACCCGAAGGGGCTGGCGGTGGGCGACGCGGTGACGTCGGGCCCGGGCGCGGACGTGCGCACGGGGAACGCGATGCCGCTGAAGGAAGTGCCGCTCGGCACGTCGGTGCACAACGTCGAGATCACCCCGGGGAAGGGCGGCCAGATGGCGCGCTCGGCGGGGACGTCGGTGCAGGTCGTCGCGAAGGAAGGGGAGTACGTGACGCTGCGCATGGCCTCGAGCGAAATGCGCCTCGTGCACGGCAACTGCCTGGCGACGATCGGCGAGGTCGGCAACGCCGAGCACGAGCTGAAGTCGGCGGGCAAGGCGGGCGCGACGCGCTGGGCCGGACGCCGCCCGAAGGTGCGCGGTGAAGTGATGAACCCGGTGGATCACCCGCATGGCGGCCGCACGCGCGGCGGCCGGAACGTGGTGAGCCCGTGGGGCAAGAAGGAAGGCGTGAAGACGCGCAACAAGAAGAAGCCGTCGCAGCGCCTGATCGTCCGCGGCCGGAAGCGCGGCAAGGCCACGCAGAGCTAA
- the rplW gene encoding 50S ribosomal protein L23 — protein MPNTYRTIVRPIVTEKSSAAFQDRGEYTFEVHPEANKAAIKQAIESLFGVHVTGVWTSQQRGKPRRVGQSIGLRPRWKKAIVTLRAGDSIEIFEG, from the coding sequence ATGCCAAACACGTATCGCACGATTGTGCGCCCCATCGTCACCGAGAAGAGCTCGGCGGCGTTCCAGGACCGGGGCGAGTACACGTTCGAGGTGCATCCGGAGGCGAACAAGGCCGCGATCAAGCAGGCCATCGAGTCGCTGTTCGGCGTGCACGTCACCGGCGTCTGGACGTCGCAGCAGCGCGGGAAGCCGCGCCGCGTGGGGCAGAGCATCGGGCTCCGTCCGCGCTGGAAGAAGGCCATCGTGACGCTCCGCGCGGGCGACTCGATCGAGATCTTTGAGGGCTAA
- the rplD gene encoding 50S ribosomal protein L4 has product MADTMQFEAAAFTALGTPREKVSLPQATFDGTVNVPVMQQAVKAMLANQRQANAYTKTRGLVVGGNQKPWKQKGTGRARQGSTRAPNWPGGGTVFGPHGDRNYSQHVPKQVRQLARKSAFNARARENAVLVIDRFAYDAPKTSQLHQLLARLGVAHANALILTDGVKPNVYLSGRNLPQVKVMPYSDASTYDLLWSDVVLVEASAIGQTLSPVAEKAVEKVKVKKASSPKSPKAKKAAETSKKATAKKAAVKKAPAKKAAAKKAPAKPAAAKKAPAKKAAAPKKKGK; this is encoded by the coding sequence ATGGCTGACACGATGCAATTCGAGGCGGCCGCTTTCACCGCGCTGGGGACGCCGCGCGAGAAGGTGAGCCTGCCGCAGGCGACGTTTGACGGCACGGTCAACGTGCCGGTGATGCAGCAGGCCGTGAAGGCGATGCTGGCCAACCAGCGCCAGGCGAACGCGTACACCAAGACGCGCGGCCTGGTGGTTGGCGGCAACCAGAAGCCGTGGAAGCAGAAAGGGACCGGCCGCGCCCGCCAGGGCTCGACGCGCGCCCCGAACTGGCCGGGCGGCGGCACGGTGTTCGGCCCGCACGGCGACCGCAACTATTCGCAGCACGTGCCCAAGCAGGTGCGGCAGCTGGCGCGCAAGAGCGCGTTCAACGCCCGCGCCCGCGAGAACGCGGTGCTGGTGATCGACCGCTTCGCGTACGACGCCCCCAAGACGTCGCAGCTGCACCAGCTGCTGGCGCGCCTTGGCGTGGCGCACGCGAACGCGCTGATCCTGACCGACGGCGTGAAGCCGAACGTCTACCTGAGCGGCCGCAACCTGCCGCAGGTGAAGGTGATGCCGTACAGCGACGCCTCGACGTACGACCTGCTCTGGTCGGACGTGGTGCTGGTGGAGGCGTCGGCGATCGGCCAGACGCTCTCGCCGGTGGCCGAGAAGGCGGTGGAGAAGGTGAAGGTCAAGAAGGCGTCGTCGCCGAAGTCGCCGAAGGCGAAGAAGGCGGCGGAGACGTCGAAGAAGGCGACCGCGAAGAAGGCCGCCGTCAAGAAGGCGCCGGCCAAGAAGGCCGCGGCGAAGAAGGCGCCCGCGAAGCCGGCCGCCGCCAAGAAGGCGCCGGCCAAGAAGGCGGCCGCGCCGAAGAAGAAGGGGAAGTAG